A genomic stretch from Telopea speciosissima isolate NSW1024214 ecotype Mountain lineage chromosome 7, Tspe_v1, whole genome shotgun sequence includes:
- the LOC122669266 gene encoding protein LEAD-SENSITIVE 1-like, translating to MGLLSNRIGRGSLKPGDHIYSWRTAYVYAHHGIYVGNDKVIHFTRGRGQEVGTGTVLDVLLLSSGPAQSQPCSTCPPIEEGHGVVSSCLDCFLAGGVLYRFEYGVSPALFLAKARGGTCTLAVADPDDIVVHRATYLLDNGFGCYNVFKNNCEDFAIYCKTGLLVVEQGTIGQSGQAISIIGGPLAAVLSTPLRLVTTNVYGMTATAIGVYCASRYAADIGMRRDVVKVAVEDLSQ from the exons atggggctGCTCTCCAATAG GATCGGCAGAGGCAGCCTGAAACCAGGTGATCACATCTATTCATGGAGGACTGCTTATGTTTACGCCCATCAcg GCATCTATGTTGGAAATGATAAGGTAATCCATTTCACTAGAGGACGAGGTCAAGAAGTGGGGACTGGAACTGTGCTGGATGTTCTTCTATTAAGCTCCGGACCAGCCCAATCTCAGCCCTGCTCCACCTGCCCACCAATAGAAGAAGGTCATGGAGTTGTATCTTCCTGTCTAGATTGTTTTCTTGCTGGTGGGGTCCTGTACCGTTTCGAGTATGGTGTCAGTCCTGCTCTCTTTCTAGCAAAAGCACGGGGTGGAACATGCACCCTTGCTGTCGCAGACCCAGACGATATCGTAGTCCATCGTGCAACCTACTTGCTTGACAATGGATTTGGGTGTTACAATGTTTTCAAGAACAACTGTGAAGATTTTGCCATTTACTGTAAGACCGGTCTGCTTGTTGTCGAACAAGGAACAATTGGCCAGAGTGGCCAGGCAATATCAATAATCGGTGGGCCCCTTGCTGCTGTCTTGTCAACACCCTTGCGCCTTGTTACCACCAACGTGTATGGGATGACAGCAACAGCGATCGGAGTCTACTGTGCTAGTCGGTATGCTGCTGATATTGGCATGAGGAGGGATGTGGTGAAGGTAGCTGTGGAAGATCTCAGTCAGTGA